In Prunus dulcis chromosome 2, ALMONDv2, whole genome shotgun sequence, a single genomic region encodes these proteins:
- the LOC117617712 gene encoding protein trichome birefringence-like 36: protein MTKTKLQLIFLFSIFIVFLCFSLGKSSDFELEDDSWLNDEDDEVNMVQSQQNSRSRCDFSVGKWVYDQSYPLYDSGCPYLSTAVTCQKNGRPDSDYEKWRWKPNSCSIPRFDALKFLGKMRRKRIMLVGDSIMRNQWESLVCLVQGVVPTGRKRVTYNGPSMAFHAMDFETSIEFSWAPLLVELNKGAEKKRILHLDLIEENAQYWRGVDVLVFDSAHWWTHSDQSSSWDYYMEGHSLYTNMNPMVAYQKGLSTWAKWVDLNLDPRKTRVIFRSMSPRHNRENGWRCYNQQQPLAYFSHQHVPEPLLVLQGVLRKMRFPVYLQDITTMSAFRRDGHPSVYRRAMGQEERQHPRDFSSDCSHWCLPGVPDSWNEILSALL, encoded by the exons atgacaaaaacaaagcttCAACTCATCTTCCTCTTTAGCATCTTCATTGTCTTTCTGTGCTTCTCTCTTGGGAAGTCATCAGATTTTGAGCTGGAGGATGACTCTTGGCttaatgatgaagatgatgaagttAACATGGTTCAGAGTCAACAAAATTCAAGGAGCAGATGTGATTTTTCGGTTGGCAAGTGGGTTTACGATCAATCGTATCCTCTCTATGAC TCTGGTTGTCCATATCTGAGCACTGCAGTGACTTGTCAGAAAAATGGAAGGCCGGATTCTGACTACGAAAAGTGGAGGTGGAAGCCAAACAGCTGCTCCATTCCTAG GTTTGATGCATTGAAATTTCTTGGAAAAATGAGAAGGAAAAGGATAATGCTGGTGGGTGATTCTATAATGAGGAATCAGTGGGAGTCTCTAGTCTGCTTGGTACAAGGAGTTGTTCCAACTGGTCGAAAGCGAGTGACCTACAATGGTCCTTCCATGGCATTCCATGCAATg GACTTTGAGACATCAATTGAGTTTTCATGGGCTCCACTCCTAGTAGAATTGAACAAAGGAGCTGAAAAGAAGAGAATTTTGCATTTGGACTTGATAGAAGAGAATGCACAGTATTGGAGAGGAGTTGATGTTCTTGTGTTTGATTCTGCTCACTGGTGGACTCATTCTGATCAATCGAGTTC GTGGGATTATTACATGGAGGGACACTCTCTCTATACAAATATGAACCCAATGGTCGCATACCAAAAAGGACTCAGTACATGGGCTAAATGGGTTGATTTAAACCTAGACCCTCGTAAAACCCGAGTAATTTTTCGAAGCATGTCACCTAGGCATAACAG AGAGAATGGTTGGAGATGCTATAATCAGCAGCAGCCTCTAGCTTATTTCAGTCACCAACATGTTCCTGAACCATTGCTAGTATTGCAAGGTGTATTGAGAAAGATGAGATTTCCAGTATATCTTCAGGACATAACTACAATGTCAGCTTTTCGAAGAGACGGGCACCCTTCTGTGTACAGAAGGGCAATGGGCCAGGAAGAGAGGCAGCACCCGAGGGACTTTTCCTCTGACTGCAGCCACTGGTGCCTACCTGGGGTGCCTGATAGTTGGAATGAGATTCTGAGTGCCTTGCTCTGA
- the LOC117617713 gene encoding germin-like protein subfamily 3 member 2, which yields MCRTILYKMVVLFFILLNSYVTRASDPDPVQDFCIANTESASRAKQCKNSSLVTVEDFVYAGIKVPGKFGPTGLSAVSVNSNVFPGLNTLGVSLVRADFEVGGVNVPHFHPRATEIAFVLEGTIYSGFVDTNNKVFAKVIKKGEVMVFPRGLVHFQMNVGDTPATILGSFDSQNPGSQRIPAAIFGSGIKEKLLEKAFGMSSKEISKLKKKLGPH from the coding sequence ATGTGCAGAACCATTTTGTACAAAATGgttgttctttttttcatcCTCCTCAACAGCTATGTCACTCGGGCTTCTGATCCGGATCCGGTTCAGGACTTCTGCATAGCCAACACAGAATCTGCAAGCCGTGCCAAGCAATGCAAGAACTCATCCCTTGTAACAGTAGAAGATTTTGTATATGCTGGCATTAAGGTTCCTGGAAAATTTGGTCCAACAGGGCTCTCTGCAGTTTCAGTGAACTCAAATGTCTTCCCAGGATTAAACACACTTGGCGTGTCACTTGTCCGAGCTGATTTTGAAGTTGGAGGTGTAAATGTGCCACATTTCCATCCAAGGGCCACTGAGATTGCATTTGTGCTTGAAGGAACGATTTATTCGGGTTTCGTTGATACAAATAACAAGGTTTTTGCTAAAGTGATTAAGAAGGGTGAGGTGATGGTGTTTCCAAGGGGTCTCGTGCACTTTCAAATGAATGTTGGTGATACTCCAGCAACTATATTGGGGAGTTTTGACAGCCAAAATCCTGGATCGCAGAGAATTCCAGCTGCAATTTTCGGATCTGGGATTAAAGAAAAGCTCTTGGAGAAGGCTTTTGGAATGAGTTCTAAGGAAATTTCCAAGTTGAAAAAGAAGCTTGGTCCCCATTGA
- the LOC117618687 gene encoding ACT domain-containing protein ACR12 isoform X1 — translation MAFTNSALFASSLTLHLSKISDSEFALPPHLSPYEPSKLLPFPTICSQHADTFSRKMNTVCASTNGLNAVGSTSLKSDQDGDYVPMPVVMIDQDSDSDATTVQLSFGDRLGALIDTINALKDLGLDVVKGTVTTEGPVKQTKFYITWLDTGRKVEDPDMLERIRLTIINNLLKYHPESSQLLAMGEAFGIKGPEKKLDVDIATHIHVKEDGPKRSLLYIETADRPGLLVEIIKIIADVNIDVESAEIDTEGLVAKDTFHVSYRGAALNNSLSQVLVNCLRYYIRRPETDIDSY, via the exons ATGGCCTTCACCAACTCGGCTCTCTTTGCTTCTTCTCTCACTCTCCATCTATCAAAAATTTCCGATTCCGAATTTGCCCTTCCGCCTCACCTCTCTCCATATGAGCCTTCCAAGCTCCTCCCATTTCCTACCATATGCTCTCAACATGCTGACACTTTCTCCAGAAAAAT GAACACTGTGTGTGCGTCTACCAATGGTCTGAATGCAGTTGGGTCAACCTCGTTG AAGTCTGATCAAGATGGTGATTACGTTCCGATGCCAGTTGTTATGATCGATCAAGATTCAGATTCTGATGCAACTACTGTGCAACTCAGCTTTGGTGATCGCCTTGGAGCTCTCATTGATACG ATCAATGCATTGAAAGATTTGGGATTGGATGTGGTAAAGGGAACTGTTACCACTGAGGGACCagtcaaacaaacaaaattttatataacGTGGTT AGACACTGGGCGCAAAGTTGAAGATCCTGATATGTTAGAGAGAATTCGACTTACCATCATCAACAATCTTTTGAAGTATCATCCA GAATCTAGTCAGCTACTAGCAATGGGTGAAGCATTTGGAATAAAAGGTCCAGAGAAGAAG CTTGATGTTGATATAGCAACTCATATACATGTGAAGGAAGATGGGCCTAAGAGGAG CTTGCTTTACATTGAGACAGCAGATCGACCTGGGTTGCTAGTagaaatcatcaaaatcattgCTGATGTTAATATCGATGTGGAATCAGCTGAGATTGATACAGAA GGCTTGGTAGCCAAAGATACATTTCATGTCAGCTACAGAGGGGCAGCGTTAAACAATTCCTTGTCTCAG GTGTTAGTGAACTGTCTACGTTACTACATCCGGAGGCCAGAAACGGATATAGATAGTTACTAA
- the LOC117618687 gene encoding ACT domain-containing protein ACR12 isoform X2, which produces MAFTNSALFASSLTLHLSKISDSEFALPPHLSPYEPSKLLPFPTICSQHADTFSRKMNTVCASTNGLNAVGSTSLKSDQDGDYVPMPVVMIDQDSDSDATTVQLSFGDRLGALIDTVKWIDTGRKVEDPDMLERIRLTIINNLLKYHPESSQLLAMGEAFGIKGPEKKLDVDIATHIHVKEDGPKRSLLYIETADRPGLLVEIIKIIADVNIDVESAEIDTEGLVAKDTFHVSYRGAALNNSLSQVLVNCLRYYIRRPETDIDSY; this is translated from the exons ATGGCCTTCACCAACTCGGCTCTCTTTGCTTCTTCTCTCACTCTCCATCTATCAAAAATTTCCGATTCCGAATTTGCCCTTCCGCCTCACCTCTCTCCATATGAGCCTTCCAAGCTCCTCCCATTTCCTACCATATGCTCTCAACATGCTGACACTTTCTCCAGAAAAAT GAACACTGTGTGTGCGTCTACCAATGGTCTGAATGCAGTTGGGTCAACCTCGTTG AAGTCTGATCAAGATGGTGATTACGTTCCGATGCCAGTTGTTATGATCGATCAAGATTCAGATTCTGATGCAACTACTGTGCAACTCAGCTTTGGTGATCGCCTTGGAGCTCTCATTGATACGGTGAAGTGGAT AGACACTGGGCGCAAAGTTGAAGATCCTGATATGTTAGAGAGAATTCGACTTACCATCATCAACAATCTTTTGAAGTATCATCCA GAATCTAGTCAGCTACTAGCAATGGGTGAAGCATTTGGAATAAAAGGTCCAGAGAAGAAG CTTGATGTTGATATAGCAACTCATATACATGTGAAGGAAGATGGGCCTAAGAGGAG CTTGCTTTACATTGAGACAGCAGATCGACCTGGGTTGCTAGTagaaatcatcaaaatcattgCTGATGTTAATATCGATGTGGAATCAGCTGAGATTGATACAGAA GGCTTGGTAGCCAAAGATACATTTCATGTCAGCTACAGAGGGGCAGCGTTAAACAATTCCTTGTCTCAG GTGTTAGTGAACTGTCTACGTTACTACATCCGGAGGCCAGAAACGGATATAGATAGTTACTAA